Proteins from one Cicer arietinum cultivar CDC Frontier isolate Library 1 chromosome 3, Cicar.CDCFrontier_v2.0, whole genome shotgun sequence genomic window:
- the LOC101495625 gene encoding SNF1-related protein kinase catalytic subunit alpha KIN10 isoform X2, which yields MDGPAGRGGSGADLFLPNYKLGKTLGIGSFGKVKIAEHVLTGHKVAVKILNRRKIKNQEMEEKVRREIKILRLFMHPHIIRLYEVIETPTDIFVVMEYVKSGELFDYIVEKGRLQEDEARNFFQQIISGVEYCHRNMVVHRDLKPENLLLDSKYNVKIADFGLSNIMRDGHFLKTSCGSPNYAAPEVISGKLYAGPEVDVWSCGVILYALLCGTLPFDDENIPNLFKKIKGGIYTLPSHLSPGARDLIPRMLVVDPMKRMTIPEIRQHPWFQARLPRYLAVPPPDTMQQAKKIDEEILQEVVNMGFDRNQLIESLRNRIQNEGTVAYYLLLDNRFRVSSGYLGAEYQESMDSTFNQMHPSEVASSVVGHRFPGYMDYPGAGLRPLPVERKWALGLQSRAHPREIMTEVLKALQELNVCWKKIGHYNMKCRWVAGIPGNHGGMVNNSGHNNHYFGDDSSIIENEAVSSSNVVKFEVQLYKTREEKYLLDLQRVHGPQFLFLDLCAAFLAQLRVL from the exons ATGGATGGACCAGCTGGCAGAGGTGGTTCAGGTGCAGACTTGTTTTTACCAAATTATAAATTGGGAAAAACACTTGGTATTGGATCCTTTGGCAAGGTAAAAATTGCTGAGCATGTATTGACTGGTCATAAGGTTGCCGTCAAGATCCTTAACCGTCGCAAGATAAAGAACCAGGAAATGGAAGAAAAAG TGagaagagaaataaaaattttaagattGTTCATGCATCCTCACATTATAAGACTGTATGAGGTCATAGAAACTCCAACTGACATATTTGTTGTCATGGAGTATGTGAAGTCTGGGGAGCTATTTGATTACATTGTAGAAAAGGGTAGGTTGCAAGAAGATGAAGCTCGTAATTTTTTTCAGCAG ATAATATCTGGTGTTGAGTACTGTCACCGGAATATGGTTGTTCATAGAGACCTGAAGCCTGAAAATTTGCTTTTGGACTCTAAGTACAATGTCAAGATCGCTGATTTTGGATTAAGCAACATAATGCGTGATGGGCACTTTCTGAAGACCAGTTGTGGAAGCCCCAACTATGCAGCTCCTGAG GTTATCTCTGGGAAACTGTATGCTGGACCTGAAGTAGATGTCTGGAGCTGTGGTGTAATTTTATATGCTCTTCTTTGTGGAACTCTTCCTTTTGATGATGAAAACATTCCAAATCTCTTCAAGAAAATTAAG ggAGGAATATACACTCTTCCTAGTCATTTGTCACCGGGTGCTAGAGATTTAATACCAAGGATGCTTGTGGTTGACCCAATGAAGAGGATGACCATACCTGAGATCCGCCAACATCCGTGGTTCCAAGCCCGTCTTCCGCGTTATTTAGCTGTGCCGCCCCCCGATACAATGCAACAGGCTAAAAAG ATTGATGAGGAAATCCTTCAGGAAGTGGTGAATATGGGATTTGACAGGAATCAATTGATTGAGTCTCTTCGCAACAGGATACAAAATGAG GGTACTGTGGCGTACTATTTATTATTGGACAACCGATTCCGTGTTTCCAGTGGCTATCTTGGAGCTGAGTATCAAGAGTCCATG GACTCTACTTTTAACCAAATGCACCCCAGTGAAGTTGCTTCTTCAGTTGTTGGACATCGTTTTCCAGGCTATATGGATTATCCAGGAGCAGGATTGAGACCACTCCCTGTTGAAAGAAAATGGGCTCTTGGGCTTCAG TCTCGAGCTCATCCTCGTGAGATCATGACTGAGGTCCTTAAAGCTCTGCAAGAATTAAATGTTTGTTGGAAGAAAATTGGGCACTACAACATGAAGTGCAGGTGGGTTGCTGGCATT CCTGGTAATCATGGAGGAATGGTGAACAATTCTGGGCATAATAATCATTACTTTGGAGATGATTCCAGCATTATTGAGAACGAGGCTGTTTCTAGTTCAAATGTGGTCAAATTTGAAGTGCAG CTTTACAAAACTCGGGAAGAAAAGTATCTGCTTGATCTTCAAAGGGTGCATGGTCCGCAGTTTCTTTTCTTGGATCTATGTGCTGCTTTCCTTGCACAGCTTCGTGTCCTCTAA
- the LOC101495625 gene encoding SNF1-related protein kinase catalytic subunit alpha KIN10 isoform X1 — translation MSPNWLNVDLKMDGPAGRGGSGADLFLPNYKLGKTLGIGSFGKVKIAEHVLTGHKVAVKILNRRKIKNQEMEEKVRREIKILRLFMHPHIIRLYEVIETPTDIFVVMEYVKSGELFDYIVEKGRLQEDEARNFFQQIISGVEYCHRNMVVHRDLKPENLLLDSKYNVKIADFGLSNIMRDGHFLKTSCGSPNYAAPEVISGKLYAGPEVDVWSCGVILYALLCGTLPFDDENIPNLFKKIKGGIYTLPSHLSPGARDLIPRMLVVDPMKRMTIPEIRQHPWFQARLPRYLAVPPPDTMQQAKKIDEEILQEVVNMGFDRNQLIESLRNRIQNEGTVAYYLLLDNRFRVSSGYLGAEYQESMDSTFNQMHPSEVASSVVGHRFPGYMDYPGAGLRPLPVERKWALGLQSRAHPREIMTEVLKALQELNVCWKKIGHYNMKCRWVAGIPGNHGGMVNNSGHNNHYFGDDSSIIENEAVSSSNVVKFEVQLYKTREEKYLLDLQRVHGPQFLFLDLCAAFLAQLRVL, via the exons ATTTAAAAATGGATGGACCAGCTGGCAGAGGTGGTTCAGGTGCAGACTTGTTTTTACCAAATTATAAATTGGGAAAAACACTTGGTATTGGATCCTTTGGCAAGGTAAAAATTGCTGAGCATGTATTGACTGGTCATAAGGTTGCCGTCAAGATCCTTAACCGTCGCAAGATAAAGAACCAGGAAATGGAAGAAAAAG TGagaagagaaataaaaattttaagattGTTCATGCATCCTCACATTATAAGACTGTATGAGGTCATAGAAACTCCAACTGACATATTTGTTGTCATGGAGTATGTGAAGTCTGGGGAGCTATTTGATTACATTGTAGAAAAGGGTAGGTTGCAAGAAGATGAAGCTCGTAATTTTTTTCAGCAG ATAATATCTGGTGTTGAGTACTGTCACCGGAATATGGTTGTTCATAGAGACCTGAAGCCTGAAAATTTGCTTTTGGACTCTAAGTACAATGTCAAGATCGCTGATTTTGGATTAAGCAACATAATGCGTGATGGGCACTTTCTGAAGACCAGTTGTGGAAGCCCCAACTATGCAGCTCCTGAG GTTATCTCTGGGAAACTGTATGCTGGACCTGAAGTAGATGTCTGGAGCTGTGGTGTAATTTTATATGCTCTTCTTTGTGGAACTCTTCCTTTTGATGATGAAAACATTCCAAATCTCTTCAAGAAAATTAAG ggAGGAATATACACTCTTCCTAGTCATTTGTCACCGGGTGCTAGAGATTTAATACCAAGGATGCTTGTGGTTGACCCAATGAAGAGGATGACCATACCTGAGATCCGCCAACATCCGTGGTTCCAAGCCCGTCTTCCGCGTTATTTAGCTGTGCCGCCCCCCGATACAATGCAACAGGCTAAAAAG ATTGATGAGGAAATCCTTCAGGAAGTGGTGAATATGGGATTTGACAGGAATCAATTGATTGAGTCTCTTCGCAACAGGATACAAAATGAG GGTACTGTGGCGTACTATTTATTATTGGACAACCGATTCCGTGTTTCCAGTGGCTATCTTGGAGCTGAGTATCAAGAGTCCATG GACTCTACTTTTAACCAAATGCACCCCAGTGAAGTTGCTTCTTCAGTTGTTGGACATCGTTTTCCAGGCTATATGGATTATCCAGGAGCAGGATTGAGACCACTCCCTGTTGAAAGAAAATGGGCTCTTGGGCTTCAG TCTCGAGCTCATCCTCGTGAGATCATGACTGAGGTCCTTAAAGCTCTGCAAGAATTAAATGTTTGTTGGAAGAAAATTGGGCACTACAACATGAAGTGCAGGTGGGTTGCTGGCATT CCTGGTAATCATGGAGGAATGGTGAACAATTCTGGGCATAATAATCATTACTTTGGAGATGATTCCAGCATTATTGAGAACGAGGCTGTTTCTAGTTCAAATGTGGTCAAATTTGAAGTGCAG CTTTACAAAACTCGGGAAGAAAAGTATCTGCTTGATCTTCAAAGGGTGCATGGTCCGCAGTTTCTTTTCTTGGATCTATGTGCTGCTTTCCTTGCACAGCTTCGTGTCCTCTAA
- the LOC101495625 gene encoding SNF1-related protein kinase catalytic subunit alpha KIN10 isoform X4: MSPNWLNVDLKMDGPAGRGGSGADLFLPNYKLGKTLGIGSFGKVKIAEHVLTGHKVAVKILNRRKIKNQEMEEKVRREIKILRLFMHPHIIRLYEVIETPTDIFVVMEYVKSGELFDYIVEKGRLQEDEARNFFQQIISGVEYCHRNMVVHRDLKPENLLLDSKYNVKIADFGLSNIMRDGHFLKTSCGSPNYAAPEVISGKLYAGPEVDVWSCGVILYALLCGTLPFDDENIPNLFKKIKGGIYTLPSHLSPGARDLIPRMLVVDPMKRMTIPEIRQHPWFQARLPRYLAVPPPDTMQQAKKIDEEILQEVVNMGFDRNQLIESLRNRIQNEGTVAYYLLLDNRFRVSSGYLGAEYQESMENGKGQ; encoded by the exons ATTTAAAAATGGATGGACCAGCTGGCAGAGGTGGTTCAGGTGCAGACTTGTTTTTACCAAATTATAAATTGGGAAAAACACTTGGTATTGGATCCTTTGGCAAGGTAAAAATTGCTGAGCATGTATTGACTGGTCATAAGGTTGCCGTCAAGATCCTTAACCGTCGCAAGATAAAGAACCAGGAAATGGAAGAAAAAG TGagaagagaaataaaaattttaagattGTTCATGCATCCTCACATTATAAGACTGTATGAGGTCATAGAAACTCCAACTGACATATTTGTTGTCATGGAGTATGTGAAGTCTGGGGAGCTATTTGATTACATTGTAGAAAAGGGTAGGTTGCAAGAAGATGAAGCTCGTAATTTTTTTCAGCAG ATAATATCTGGTGTTGAGTACTGTCACCGGAATATGGTTGTTCATAGAGACCTGAAGCCTGAAAATTTGCTTTTGGACTCTAAGTACAATGTCAAGATCGCTGATTTTGGATTAAGCAACATAATGCGTGATGGGCACTTTCTGAAGACCAGTTGTGGAAGCCCCAACTATGCAGCTCCTGAG GTTATCTCTGGGAAACTGTATGCTGGACCTGAAGTAGATGTCTGGAGCTGTGGTGTAATTTTATATGCTCTTCTTTGTGGAACTCTTCCTTTTGATGATGAAAACATTCCAAATCTCTTCAAGAAAATTAAG ggAGGAATATACACTCTTCCTAGTCATTTGTCACCGGGTGCTAGAGATTTAATACCAAGGATGCTTGTGGTTGACCCAATGAAGAGGATGACCATACCTGAGATCCGCCAACATCCGTGGTTCCAAGCCCGTCTTCCGCGTTATTTAGCTGTGCCGCCCCCCGATACAATGCAACAGGCTAAAAAG ATTGATGAGGAAATCCTTCAGGAAGTGGTGAATATGGGATTTGACAGGAATCAATTGATTGAGTCTCTTCGCAACAGGATACAAAATGAG GGTACTGTGGCGTACTATTTATTATTGGACAACCGATTCCGTGTTTCCAGTGGCTATCTTGGAGCTGAGTATCAAGAGTCCATG GAAAATGGGAAGGGACAGTAA
- the LOC101495625 gene encoding SNF1-related protein kinase catalytic subunit alpha KIN10 isoform X3 — protein sequence MSPNWLNVDLKMDGPAGRGGSGADLFLPNYKLGKTLGIGSFGKVKIAEHVLTGHKVAVKILNRRKIKNQEMEEKVRREIKILRLFMHPHIIRLYEVIETPTDIFVVMEYVKSGELFDYIVEKGRLQEDEARNFFQQIISGVEYCHRNMVVHRDLKPENLLLDSKYNVKIADFGLSNIMRDGHFLKTSCGSPNYAAPEVISGKLYAGPEVDVWSCGVILYALLCGTLPFDDENIPNLFKKIKGGIYTLPSHLSPGARDLIPRMLVVDPMKRMTIPEIRQHPWFQARLPRYLAVPPPDTMQQAKKIDEEILQEVVNMGFDRNQLIESLRNRIQNEGTVAYYLLLDNRFRVSSGYLGAEYQESMEFNHYMGASQENGKGQ from the exons ATTTAAAAATGGATGGACCAGCTGGCAGAGGTGGTTCAGGTGCAGACTTGTTTTTACCAAATTATAAATTGGGAAAAACACTTGGTATTGGATCCTTTGGCAAGGTAAAAATTGCTGAGCATGTATTGACTGGTCATAAGGTTGCCGTCAAGATCCTTAACCGTCGCAAGATAAAGAACCAGGAAATGGAAGAAAAAG TGagaagagaaataaaaattttaagattGTTCATGCATCCTCACATTATAAGACTGTATGAGGTCATAGAAACTCCAACTGACATATTTGTTGTCATGGAGTATGTGAAGTCTGGGGAGCTATTTGATTACATTGTAGAAAAGGGTAGGTTGCAAGAAGATGAAGCTCGTAATTTTTTTCAGCAG ATAATATCTGGTGTTGAGTACTGTCACCGGAATATGGTTGTTCATAGAGACCTGAAGCCTGAAAATTTGCTTTTGGACTCTAAGTACAATGTCAAGATCGCTGATTTTGGATTAAGCAACATAATGCGTGATGGGCACTTTCTGAAGACCAGTTGTGGAAGCCCCAACTATGCAGCTCCTGAG GTTATCTCTGGGAAACTGTATGCTGGACCTGAAGTAGATGTCTGGAGCTGTGGTGTAATTTTATATGCTCTTCTTTGTGGAACTCTTCCTTTTGATGATGAAAACATTCCAAATCTCTTCAAGAAAATTAAG ggAGGAATATACACTCTTCCTAGTCATTTGTCACCGGGTGCTAGAGATTTAATACCAAGGATGCTTGTGGTTGACCCAATGAAGAGGATGACCATACCTGAGATCCGCCAACATCCGTGGTTCCAAGCCCGTCTTCCGCGTTATTTAGCTGTGCCGCCCCCCGATACAATGCAACAGGCTAAAAAG ATTGATGAGGAAATCCTTCAGGAAGTGGTGAATATGGGATTTGACAGGAATCAATTGATTGAGTCTCTTCGCAACAGGATACAAAATGAG GGTACTGTGGCGTACTATTTATTATTGGACAACCGATTCCGTGTTTCCAGTGGCTATCTTGGAGCTGAGTATCAAGAGTCCATG GAATTTAATCATTACATGGGTGCAAGTCAGGAAAATGGGAAGGGACAGTAA